A single window of Neisseria sp. KEM232 DNA harbors:
- the hemN gene encoding oxygen-independent coproporphyrinogen III oxidase has protein sequence MKIINIINKEKPEFDRNLIASLPASGPRYTSYPTADRFHKDFGENEYIETLALRSAGALNKPLSLYIHIPFCDTICYYCGCNKIITKDKTRADEYLGYLEREMELLAPHLGGKNPLAQLHFGGGTPTFLSDGQLDRVFAMIRRHFNLLPDGEYSIEIDPRKVSRETVHHLGRLGFNRMSVGIQDFDPKVQQAVNRIQSVEETRTVIEAAREADFKSVSVDLIYGLPHQSLASIKPTLDTVLSLDPDRLALYHYAHLPHIFKPQRRIDTDAVPSSEEKLDILQYAVERLSDAGYVFIGMDHFAKPDDELSVALREGFLQRNFQGYSTYADCDLVAIGVSAIGKIGCTYEQNERNITDYYAALDARRLPVMRGYRLTRDDILRRNIIQDLMCRFALDFRVYQDTFAIPFSQYFADELADLEQMERLGLVKLKTNGLTVTPKGRFLIRNIAMVFDYHLRHRETTAQYSQTV, from the coding sequence ATGAAAATCATCAACATAATCAACAAAGAAAAGCCGGAATTCGACCGCAACCTCATCGCTTCCCTCCCCGCCAGCGGCCCGCGCTACACCTCCTACCCCACTGCCGACCGCTTCCACAAAGATTTCGGTGAAAACGAATACATCGAAACCCTCGCCCTGCGCAGCGCGGGCGCACTCAACAAACCCCTGTCCCTCTACATCCACATCCCCTTCTGCGACACCATCTGCTACTACTGCGGCTGCAACAAAATCATCACCAAAGACAAAACCCGCGCCGACGAGTACCTCGGCTATCTCGAACGCGAAATGGAACTGCTCGCCCCCCACCTCGGAGGCAAAAATCCCCTCGCCCAACTCCACTTCGGCGGCGGCACCCCCACCTTCCTTTCAGACGGCCAACTCGACCGCGTCTTCGCCATGATACGCCGCCACTTCAACCTCCTGCCCGACGGCGAATACTCCATCGAAATCGACCCGCGCAAAGTCAGCCGCGAAACCGTGCACCACCTCGGCCGCCTCGGCTTCAACCGCATGAGCGTCGGCATCCAGGATTTCGACCCCAAAGTGCAGCAGGCCGTCAACCGCATCCAAAGCGTCGAAGAGACCCGCACCGTTATCGAAGCCGCCCGCGAAGCCGACTTCAAATCCGTCAGCGTCGACCTCATCTACGGCCTGCCCCACCAAAGCCTCGCAAGCATCAAGCCCACCCTCGACACCGTCCTCTCCCTCGATCCCGACCGCCTCGCCCTCTACCACTACGCCCACCTCCCCCACATCTTCAAACCCCAGCGGCGCATCGACACCGACGCCGTCCCCTCCAGCGAAGAAAAACTCGACATCCTGCAATACGCCGTCGAGCGCCTATCCGACGCAGGCTACGTCTTCATCGGCATGGACCACTTCGCCAAACCCGACGACGAACTCTCCGTCGCCCTGCGCGAAGGCTTTCTGCAACGCAACTTCCAAGGCTATTCCACCTACGCCGACTGCGACCTCGTCGCCATCGGCGTTTCCGCCATCGGCAAAATCGGCTGCACCTACGAACAAAACGAGCGCAACATCACCGACTACTACGCCGCCCTCGACGCCAGACGCCTGCCCGTCATGCGCGGCTACCGCCTCACCCGCGACGACATCCTGCGGCGCAACATCATCCAAGACCTCATGTGCCGCTTCGCCCTCGACTTCCGCGTCTACCAAGACACCTTCGCCATCCCCTTCTCCCAATACTTCGCCGACGAACTGGCCGACCTCGAACAAATGGAACGCCTCGGCCTGGTCAAACTCAAAACCAACGGCCTCACCGTCACCCCCAAAGGCCGCTTCCTCATCCGCAACATCGCCATGGTCTTCGACTACCACCTGCGCCACCGCGAAACCACCGCCCAATACTCGCAAACCGTATAA
- the fnr gene encoding fumarate/nitrate reduction transcriptional regulator Fnr, whose protein sequence is MAAHTLLQPMKTLCSTCSLRELCLPVGLRPNEFEQLDTVIRQSHRLKKGEFLFRSGESFHSFFAIRTGFFKTTVASQDGRDQVTGFFMSGELIGMDGICTHAHSCDAVALEDSEVCELPFGHMEELSKVIPSIQTHFFRLMSREIVRDQGVMLLLGNMRAEERIAAFLLNLSQRLHHRGFAANDFILRMSREEIGSYLGLKLETVSRTLSRFHQEELISVEHKHIKLLKPEVLNRMVSGGSMHTV, encoded by the coding sequence ATGGCCGCACACACTTTGCTACAACCGATGAAGACGCTTTGTTCGACCTGTTCGCTGCGCGAGCTGTGCCTGCCCGTCGGCCTGCGTCCCAATGAATTCGAGCAGTTGGACACCGTTATCCGACAGAGCCACAGGCTGAAAAAAGGCGAGTTTCTGTTCCGTTCGGGCGAGTCTTTCCATTCCTTTTTCGCCATCCGCACCGGTTTTTTCAAAACGACTGTCGCTTCGCAGGACGGCCGCGATCAGGTAACCGGTTTTTTTATGTCCGGCGAATTGATCGGGATGGACGGTATCTGTACGCATGCGCACAGTTGCGATGCGGTGGCTTTGGAAGACAGCGAGGTGTGCGAGTTGCCGTTCGGCCATATGGAAGAGCTCAGCAAAGTGATTCCGAGCATCCAAACGCATTTCTTCCGCCTGATGAGCCGCGAGATTGTGCGCGATCAGGGTGTGATGCTGCTGTTGGGCAATATGCGTGCCGAAGAGCGGATTGCCGCCTTTTTGCTGAACTTGTCGCAAAGGCTGCACCACAGGGGTTTTGCCGCCAATGATTTCATCCTGCGTATGTCGCGCGAGGAAATCGGCAGCTATTTGGGGCTGAAACTGGAAACGGTCAGCCGCACGCTTTCGCGTTTCCATCAGGAAGAGCTGATTTCGGTGGAGCATAAACACATCAAATTACTGAAACCGGAAGTGCTGAACAGAATGGTATCCGGCGGCAGTATGCACACAGTTTGA
- a CDS encoding LysR substrate-binding domain-containing protein gives MKLQQLRYALEVYKHNLNVSEAADALFTSQPGVSKQIRLLEEELGIRIFIRSGKRIVSVSQPGKAVLQTAERILHDIQNIKKIGSEFAKQDGGVLTLAATHTLARYVLPPVVAQFAKAYPKVRLVIRQGTPEEIRRMVSEGLTDFAVTSELSDYGTELRGISCSSWHYGLLVPNDHPLLDHKGALSVRAIASYPLIAYESAFVRGSVLSRAFAKADIAEPEIAVSVADNDALKTYVRLGLGVGLMAKPAYDKTADADLTLVDIPYLTEPCHTGLLLRSDSYLRGYVYGFIELFDPSLTKARLDQLLYTPVVEDFSI, from the coding sequence ATGAAACTGCAACAGCTGCGCTACGCGCTCGAAGTCTACAAACACAATCTCAACGTCTCCGAAGCGGCGGATGCTCTGTTCACGTCGCAGCCCGGCGTATCCAAGCAAATCCGCCTTTTGGAAGAGGAACTCGGCATCCGCATCTTTATCCGCAGCGGCAAGCGCATCGTTTCCGTTTCGCAGCCGGGCAAGGCGGTTTTACAGACGGCCGAGAGGATTTTGCACGATATCCAAAACATCAAAAAAATCGGCAGCGAGTTTGCCAAACAAGACGGCGGGGTGCTCACGCTCGCCGCCACGCACACTTTGGCGCGCTATGTTTTACCGCCTGTGGTGGCGCAGTTTGCCAAAGCCTATCCGAAGGTGCGGCTGGTTATCCGACAAGGGACACCCGAGGAAATCCGCCGGATGGTTTCAGAAGGCCTGACGGATTTTGCCGTGACATCGGAACTTTCCGATTACGGCACAGAGCTGCGCGGCATTTCCTGTTCGAGCTGGCATTACGGTCTGCTCGTGCCGAACGATCATCCGCTGCTCGATCACAAAGGCGCACTGTCTGTCCGAGCCATTGCGTCCTATCCCTTAATCGCCTACGAATCTGCTTTCGTGCGCGGCAGCGTACTTTCGCGCGCGTTCGCCAAAGCAGACATTGCCGAACCGGAGATCGCCGTCTCGGTGGCCGACAACGATGCGCTGAAAACCTACGTCCGACTGGGACTGGGCGTCGGCCTGATGGCCAAGCCGGCCTACGACAAAACGGCAGATGCGGATCTGACGCTGGTCGATATTCCCTATCTTACCGAACCCTGCCACACCGGCCTGCTGCTGCGCAGCGACAGCTATCTGCGCGGATATGTTTACGGTTTTATCGAACTCTTCGATCCGTCTTTAACCAAGGCGCGGCTCGACCAACTTCTGTATACGCCCGTTGTCGAAGACTTTTCGATTTAG
- the asd gene encoding aspartate-semialdehyde dehydrogenase: MKVGFVGWRGMVGSVLMQRMREENDFAHIPDAYFFTTSNVGGAAPDFGQAAKTLLDANNIAELAKMDIIVTCQGGDYTKSVFQSLRDSGWNGYWIDAASSLRMADDAIIVLDPVNRNVIDAGLQNGVKNYIGGNCTVSLMLMALGGLFQNDLVEWATSMTYQAASGAGAKNMRELISGMGAIHSQVTAELADPASAILDIDRKVSDFLRSDSYPKANFGVPLAGSLIPWIDADLGNGQSKEEWKGGVETNKILGRSADPTVIDGLCVRVGAMRCHSQAITLKLKKDLSVAEIESILAGANDWVKVIPNEKEASIHELTPAKVTGTLSVPVGRIRKLGMGGEYISAFTVGDQLLWGAAEPLRRVLRIILGSL; the protein is encoded by the coding sequence ATGAAAGTAGGTTTCGTCGGCTGGCGCGGCATGGTCGGTTCAGTATTGATGCAGCGCATGCGCGAAGAAAACGACTTCGCCCACATCCCCGACGCGTATTTCTTCACCACATCCAACGTAGGCGGCGCGGCACCCGATTTCGGCCAGGCCGCCAAAACGCTGCTCGATGCCAACAACATCGCCGAATTGGCGAAAATGGACATTATCGTTACCTGCCAGGGCGGCGATTACACCAAATCCGTATTCCAAAGCCTGCGCGATTCGGGCTGGAACGGCTACTGGATTGATGCGGCATCTTCGCTGCGTATGGCCGACGACGCGATTATCGTGCTCGACCCCGTCAACCGCAACGTCATCGATGCCGGCCTGCAAAACGGCGTGAAAAACTACATCGGCGGCAACTGCACAGTATCGCTGATGCTGATGGCGCTCGGCGGCCTGTTCCAAAACGACCTCGTCGAATGGGCAACCAGCATGACCTATCAGGCCGCCTCCGGCGCGGGTGCGAAAAATATGCGCGAACTCATCAGCGGCATGGGCGCGATTCACAGCCAAGTAACCGCCGAGCTGGCCGACCCGGCAAGCGCGATTCTCGACATCGACCGAAAAGTGTCCGATTTTTTACGCTCTGACTCCTATCCCAAAGCCAACTTCGGCGTACCGCTTGCCGGCAGCCTGATTCCGTGGATTGACGCGGATTTGGGCAACGGCCAGTCGAAAGAAGAATGGAAAGGCGGCGTGGAAACCAACAAAATCCTCGGCCGCAGCGCCGATCCCACCGTTATCGACGGCCTGTGCGTGCGCGTCGGCGCAATGCGCTGCCACAGCCAGGCCATCACGCTGAAGCTGAAAAAAGACCTGTCCGTAGCCGAAATCGAAAGCATTTTGGCCGGTGCGAACGACTGGGTGAAAGTCATCCCCAACGAAAAAGAAGCCAGCATTCACGAGCTGACCCCCGCCAAAGTAACCGGCACGCTGTCCGTACCCGTCGGCCGTATCCGCAAACTCGGCATGGGCGGCGAATACATCAGCGCGTTTACCGTAGGCGACCAGCTCCTCTGGGGTGCGGCCGAACCCCTGCGCCGCGTGCTGCGGATTATCTTAGGCTCGCTGTAA
- a CDS encoding HEPN domain-containing protein produces the protein MNPKNIRTKLLNDLQKRLSYLRNSMLPKKFDALGNYDDQTILLTEAYILLVHAEIESYIETVCHDLIKHVAKQWADESKTSPTLFCLLASYHHSWVEQEGEPKKAKDIKEAIKLATSQYSHIIKSNHGIKRNDLKKIIIPTGVDYNNLDDSWINNMDAFGSDRGKIAHTSHKSRINSSVSPQDSLNKSNSLLEGIKKFDQEIIKLYLSS, from the coding sequence ATGAACCCTAAAAATATAAGAACAAAGCTACTAAATGATCTACAAAAAAGATTATCTTATCTTCGAAATAGTATGTTACCTAAGAAATTTGATGCATTGGGTAACTATGATGATCAAACTATCTTATTAACAGAGGCTTATATATTACTAGTACATGCAGAAATAGAATCCTATATTGAAACCGTTTGTCACGATTTGATTAAACATGTTGCTAAACAATGGGCTGATGAATCTAAAACTTCTCCGACTCTTTTTTGCTTATTAGCTTCATACCACCATAGCTGGGTTGAACAAGAAGGAGAACCGAAGAAAGCAAAAGATATTAAGGAAGCAATTAAGCTGGCTACGTCACAATATTCCCATATCATTAAATCAAATCATGGAATAAAACGTAATGATTTAAAAAAGATAATTATTCCGACAGGGGTTGATTATAATAATCTAGATGATTCTTGGATAAATAATATGGATGCATTTGGTAGTGATAGGGGGAAAATCGCGCATACTTCACATAAAAGTAGAATAAATTCTAGTGTTAGTCCACAAGACTCTCTAAATAAGTCAAATTCCCTTCTTGAAGGAATAAAAAAATTTGACCAAGAAATCATTAAACTATATTTAAGTTCGTAA
- a CDS encoding SWIM zinc finger domain-containing protein, with product MSGIYLPRRFPPHIAERGLLYFQQGKVRDVQKTSAGRYRAEVFGSENYSVWLKLDNDLYIKDGGCDCPYSGARKHMAALWYAVRAQMPDKQADESGVQQPEIILFVLCSNTKGYLKTIFQVAFLLGADVD from the coding sequence ATGTCCGGTATCTATCTACCCCGCCGATTTCCGCCCCACATCGCCGAACGCGGACTGCTGTATTTTCAGCAGGGCAAGGTTCGCGATGTCCAAAAAACTTCCGCCGGGCGTTATCGGGCGGAGGTGTTCGGTTCGGAAAACTATTCGGTATGGCTGAAGCTGGATAATGATTTGTACATTAAGGACGGGGGCTGCGATTGCCCTTATAGCGGGGCGCGCAAGCATATGGCGGCGTTATGGTATGCGGTGCGCGCCCAAATGCCGGATAAACAAGCTGACGAATCCGGCGTGCAGCAGCCTGAAATCATTCTCTTTGTATTGTGCTCTAACACCAAAGGCTACCTGAAAACCATTTTTCAGGTAGCCTTTCTCTTAGGGGCTGACGTAGATTAG
- a CDS encoding bifunctional (p)ppGpp synthetase/guanosine-3',5'-bis(diphosphate) 3'-pyrophosphohydrolase, with the protein MSVVPAPAAPYDPLTAQARGLLFDAASYLPKEDLERLEKACAYAFSAHDGQTRKSGEPYITHPIAVATELAKWHMDIQTLSAGLMHDVLEDTGVTKEEMAAEFGDAIADMVDGLSKLEKLQYDNQTEHQAESFRKLILAMTKDMRVIIVKLSDRLHNMRTLGSMRPDKRRRISQETLEIYAPIANRIGLNPVYRELQDLSFQNIYPSRYRTLQKAMNNFRRNRRDIVGKVLAAFSQRLVGANIEAQIKGREKNLYSIHQKMRNKHLRFDEVMDIYGFRVITNSIPACYAALGALHGLYQPKPGKFKDYIAIPKSNGYQSLHTTLTGPHGLPIEVQIRTREMNAVAESGVASHWVYKSGDDRPDQATLNANKWLQNILDLQARSANAVEFLEHVKVDLFPSEVYIFTPKGRILVLPEGATPIDFAYAVHTDIGNRTAAARVNNSMVPLRTRLKTGDTVEIVTSDQARPNAAWLNFAVSGRARSAIRSYIKNMNRRDAVELGENLLQKALAGLLPRDVLLSEELKEAYLADLTEKQTSFEDVLYSVGMGHTLPVSVAMHIAELAGQHLGGEVRLSPIKISGNETGRVHLGQCCNPIPGDAIRAILIKDQGLIIHRETCPNLLKSDPDQQLDADWENIGGHTYHTVLLVASQDSHGLLAAMAMAMSEQGADIEAVETPSQSQSGTEGFIEFKFRIKTQDLKQLNSIIHALHTIPQVRRVTRL; encoded by the coding sequence ATGTCCGTCGTCCCCGCGCCCGCCGCCCCCTACGATCCGCTGACCGCCCAAGCGCGCGGCCTGCTGTTCGATGCCGCGTCCTACCTTCCCAAAGAAGATTTGGAGCGCCTGGAAAAAGCCTGCGCCTACGCCTTTTCCGCCCACGACGGACAAACGCGCAAAAGCGGCGAGCCCTACATCACCCATCCGATTGCCGTTGCCACCGAGCTGGCCAAATGGCATATGGACATCCAAACGCTCAGCGCGGGGCTGATGCACGACGTCTTGGAAGACACGGGTGTCACCAAAGAGGAAATGGCTGCCGAGTTCGGCGACGCCATCGCCGATATGGTAGACGGTCTCTCCAAGCTGGAAAAACTGCAATACGACAACCAAACCGAACATCAGGCCGAGAGCTTCCGCAAGCTGATTCTGGCGATGACCAAAGACATGCGCGTCATCATCGTCAAACTGTCCGACCGCCTGCACAATATGCGCACGCTCGGCTCGATGCGCCCCGACAAACGTCGCCGCATCTCGCAGGAAACGCTGGAAATCTATGCCCCGATTGCCAACCGCATCGGCCTCAACCCCGTTTACCGCGAATTGCAGGATCTCTCCTTCCAAAACATCTACCCGTCGCGCTACCGCACCCTGCAAAAAGCGATGAACAACTTCCGCCGCAACCGGCGCGACATCGTCGGCAAAGTGCTGGCGGCGTTCAGCCAGCGGCTGGTCGGCGCCAACATCGAAGCGCAAATCAAAGGGCGTGAAAAAAACCTGTACAGCATCCATCAGAAAATGCGCAACAAACACCTGCGCTTCGACGAAGTGATGGACATCTACGGCTTCCGCGTCATCACCAACAGCATCCCCGCCTGCTACGCCGCACTCGGCGCGCTGCACGGCCTCTACCAGCCCAAGCCCGGCAAATTCAAAGACTACATCGCCATCCCCAAAAGCAACGGCTACCAAAGCCTGCACACCACACTCACCGGCCCGCACGGCCTGCCGATAGAAGTGCAGATACGCACCCGCGAGATGAATGCCGTTGCCGAAAGCGGCGTTGCCAGCCACTGGGTGTACAAATCGGGCGACGACCGACCCGACCAGGCCACGCTCAACGCCAACAAATGGCTGCAAAACATTCTCGACTTGCAGGCGCGTTCGGCCAACGCCGTCGAATTCCTCGAACACGTCAAAGTCGACCTTTTCCCCAGCGAAGTCTACATCTTCACCCCTAAAGGCCGCATCCTCGTACTGCCCGAAGGCGCAACCCCCATCGACTTCGCCTACGCCGTGCACACCGACATCGGCAACCGCACCGCCGCCGCCCGCGTCAACAACAGCATGGTGCCGCTGCGTACCCGCCTGAAAACCGGCGACACCGTCGAAATCGTCACCTCCGATCAAGCACGGCCGAACGCCGCCTGGCTCAACTTCGCTGTTTCCGGCCGCGCCCGCAGCGCCATCCGCAGCTACATCAAAAACATGAACCGCCGCGACGCCGTCGAACTGGGCGAAAACCTGCTGCAAAAAGCCCTCGCCGGCCTTCTGCCGCGCGACGTCCTCCTGTCGGAAGAACTCAAAGAAGCCTATCTTGCCGACCTCACCGAAAAACAAACCAGCTTTGAAGACGTGCTGTACAGCGTCGGCATGGGGCACACCCTGCCCGTTTCCGTTGCCATGCACATTGCCGAGCTGGCGGGACAGCACCTCGGCGGCGAAGTGCGCCTCAGCCCGATAAAAATCAGCGGCAACGAAACCGGCCGCGTCCACCTCGGCCAATGCTGCAACCCGATACCCGGCGACGCCATCCGCGCCATCCTGATTAAAGACCAAGGGCTGATTATCCACCGCGAAACCTGCCCCAACCTGCTCAAAAGCGATCCCGACCAGCAGCTTGACGCCGACTGGGAAAACATCGGTGGCCACACCTACCACACCGTCCTGCTTGTCGCCTCGCAGGACAGCCACGGCCTGCTGGCGGCCATGGCGATGGCCATGTCCGAGCAGGGCGCCGACATCGAAGCCGTGGAAACGCCCTCGCAAAGCCAGTCGGGCACGGAAGGCTTTATCGAATTCAAATTCCGCATCAAAACGCAGGATCTCAAACAGCTCAACAGCATCATCCACGCCCTGCACACCATCCCGCAGGTACGCCGCGTCACCCGTTTGTAA
- the rpoZ gene encoding DNA-directed RNA polymerase subunit omega — protein MARITVEDCSDKITNHFDLTLAAARRARQLENGTAPLVDDVRNDKPTVTALREIAAGQVTADILNRSK, from the coding sequence ATGGCACGCATCACCGTAGAAGACTGTTCCGACAAAATCACCAACCATTTCGACCTGACACTTGCCGCCGCCCGCCGCGCCCGCCAGCTGGAAAACGGCACCGCGCCGCTGGTGGACGACGTGCGCAACGACAAGCCCACCGTCACAGCATTGCGCGAAATCGCTGCCGGACAGGTCACGGCCGATATCCTCAACCGCAGCAAATAA
- a CDS encoding OmpA family protein — MTKQLKLGALIVAAIASANALAASEPHTKHGYVVSRESQEIVRNNYEECWRTMYFDKATQGRIECGDAEAQAPAAPEFVDETVSLSANTLFGFDKDNLRPQAIDTLNDLAGRLSNENIQAVRVEGHTDFMGSEQYNQALSERRANVVANYLVNQGVPAGKISAVGLGESQAQMTATCEDQLKGKKLSKAKRRAQLIACIEPDRRVDVKIRSVVQRQVSAGAEALGERPASDNHWLPGERSSIHGYTRW, encoded by the coding sequence ATGACCAAACAGCTTAAATTAGGTGCATTAATCGTTGCCGCTATCGCTTCTGCCAACGCATTGGCAGCCAGTGAGCCGCATACCAAACACGGCTATGTAGTCAGCCGCGAATCTCAGGAAATCGTCCGCAACAACTATGAAGAGTGCTGGCGTACCATGTACTTCGACAAAGCGACACAGGGTCGTATCGAGTGCGGCGACGCAGAAGCCCAAGCTCCTGCCGCTCCCGAATTTGTAGACGAAACCGTATCGCTGTCCGCCAACACCCTGTTCGGCTTCGACAAAGACAACCTGCGTCCGCAGGCCATCGACACCCTGAACGACTTGGCAGGCCGCCTGTCCAACGAAAACATACAGGCTGTCCGCGTAGAAGGCCATACCGACTTCATGGGCTCCGAGCAGTACAACCAGGCTCTGTCCGAACGCCGCGCCAATGTAGTGGCAAACTACCTTGTAAACCAAGGCGTACCCGCAGGCAAGATTTCCGCAGTCGGTTTGGGCGAATCCCAAGCTCAGATGACCGCAACCTGCGAAGACCAGCTCAAAGGCAAAAAACTGTCCAAAGCCAAACGCCGTGCACAGTTGATCGCATGTATCGAACCCGACCGCCGCGTAGATGTGAAAATCCGCAGCGTGGTTCAGCGTCAGGTTTCTGCCGGTGCTGAAGCTCTCGGCGAGCGTCCTGCCAGCGACAACCACTGGTTGCCGGGTGAGCGTTCCAGCATCCACGGTTACACCCGTTGGTAA
- a CDS encoding DUF262 domain-containing protein: MKINDLFDIEDDQDVTEDLDFDSKSIPNVVVSSNDWTTETIIRQIEKGNIILNPDFQRRDAWDKKKKSQFIESLILGLPIPQIVLAESKDQKGKYIVLDGKQRLLSLRQFTIPKNSLDYKKFNLQGLDIRKKLNKKSYEDLSQDIELSDDFSSFENQPIRTVVIKNWMSEDFLYLVFLRLNTGSVPLSTQELRQALHPGEFVKFLNKKSMKSQELKHILGLKDDTVDFRMRDTELLLRFFAFKNFIDKYTGNLKSFLDSTCYLLNKAWLENLEKKEDLENQFDLFTKAHSRIVEIFGENAYRKWNKVSYESRFNRAIYDIMILTFSDQEVLKKTEDNKLHNTIEKGFKDLCSNKEDFLKSLETTTKSLSSTQCRINTWSLFLNETIGTNLPKYTLVSD; this comes from the coding sequence ATGAAAATCAATGATTTATTTGATATTGAAGATGATCAAGATGTAACTGAGGATTTAGACTTTGACTCTAAATCCATTCCTAATGTAGTTGTTAGTAGCAATGATTGGACTACTGAAACCATCATAAGACAGATAGAAAAAGGAAATATCATCTTAAATCCTGATTTTCAAAGGAGAGATGCTTGGGATAAGAAAAAGAAAAGCCAATTTATAGAATCTTTGATTTTAGGTTTACCAATCCCTCAAATAGTGTTAGCAGAATCTAAAGATCAAAAAGGTAAATATATTGTATTGGATGGAAAGCAGCGTTTACTTAGCTTACGTCAATTTACAATACCCAAAAACAGCTTGGATTATAAAAAATTTAATCTACAAGGATTGGATATTCGAAAAAAACTTAATAAAAAAAGCTATGAAGACTTGTCGCAAGATATTGAGTTATCAGATGATTTTTCAAGCTTTGAAAATCAACCTATTAGAACAGTAGTAATAAAAAACTGGATGAGTGAAGATTTTTTATATCTAGTATTCTTAAGATTAAATACAGGAAGTGTGCCGTTATCAACTCAAGAGCTAAGGCAAGCTCTTCACCCTGGAGAATTCGTTAAATTTTTAAATAAAAAATCGATGAAAAGTCAAGAATTAAAGCATATTCTTGGTTTAAAAGATGATACGGTTGATTTCAGGATGAGGGATACAGAATTATTATTAAGATTTTTTGCTTTTAAAAATTTCATAGATAAATACACAGGAAACCTGAAGAGCTTTTTAGATTCCACATGTTATTTGTTAAATAAGGCATGGCTTGAAAATTTAGAAAAAAAAGAAGACTTAGAAAATCAGTTCGATTTATTCACAAAGGCTCATTCTCGTATAGTAGAAATTTTTGGTGAAAATGCTTATCGAAAATGGAATAAAGTGTCTTATGAATCTCGATTTAATAGAGCAATATACGATATTATGATTTTGACTTTCTCTGATCAAGAGGTTTTAAAAAAAACAGAAGATAATAAACTTCATAATACAATTGAAAAAGGCTTTAAAGATTTATGTTCTAACAAGGAAGATTTTCTAAAATCACTTGAAACTACTACTAAGAGCCTTTCATCCACTCAATGTAGAATAAATACCTGGTCATTATTTTTAAACGAAACTATTGGGACTAATTTGCCCAAATATACTCTAGTGTCGGATTAA
- the thiL gene encoding thiamine-phosphate kinase: protein MNEFDFIKTYLADAAKDKAVLLGIGDDAAVVRPERGRDLCVSSDMLLAGRHFFADTAPQDVAHKVLAVNLSDMAAMGARPRWVLLSAALPELDATWLRLFCDSFFALCAEYGVSLIGGDTTKGHSVFNVTIIGDVPQGLGLRRSGARVDDDVWVSGHIGSAAAALQHMLDKAVLPEPAAEHCRRALLRPVPRVALGQALLTLANAAQDISDGLIQDLTHILDASGVGAEIEEDRLPVLPVLRECLPEVVRRQCVLAGGDDYELLFTASPARRAEVEQAARQCQTEVCRIGRITAQHGLQVRDAAGRPIHLARGGYDHFS, encoded by the coding sequence ATGAACGAGTTTGACTTTATCAAAACCTATCTTGCCGATGCGGCGAAAGACAAGGCGGTATTGCTTGGGATTGGCGATGATGCAGCCGTGGTTCGTCCCGAACGGGGTAGGGATTTGTGTGTTAGCAGCGATATGTTGCTGGCGGGGAGGCATTTTTTTGCCGATACGGCGCCGCAGGATGTGGCGCACAAGGTTTTGGCGGTTAATTTGTCGGACATGGCGGCGATGGGTGCGCGGCCGCGCTGGGTGTTGCTGAGTGCGGCGCTGCCCGAGCTGGATGCAACATGGCTGCGCTTGTTTTGCGACAGTTTTTTCGCGCTTTGTGCCGAATACGGCGTTTCGCTGATTGGTGGGGATACCACCAAAGGACATTCAGTCTTCAACGTCACGATTATCGGCGATGTGCCGCAGGGTTTGGGATTGCGCCGCAGCGGGGCGCGGGTGGACGACGATGTTTGGGTGTCGGGGCATATCGGCTCGGCGGCGGCAGCTTTGCAGCATATGCTGGACAAGGCGGTTTTGCCCGAACCGGCCGCAGAGCATTGCCGCCGGGCTCTGCTGCGCCCCGTGCCGCGCGTGGCTTTGGGACAGGCACTGTTAACGCTGGCCAATGCCGCGCAGGATATTTCAGACGGCCTGATACAGGATTTGACGCATATTCTCGATGCATCGGGCGTCGGCGCGGAGATTGAGGAAGACAGGCTGCCCGTTCTGCCTGTCTTGCGGGAGTGCCTGCCCGAAGTGGTGCGGCGGCAATGCGTGCTGGCAGGCGGCGACGATTACGAGCTGCTGTTTACCGCTTCTCCGGCGCGGCGCGCCGAAGTGGAGCAGGCGGCGCGGCAGTGTCAAACGGAGGTCTGCCGCATCGGCAGGATTACGGCGCAACACGGCCTACAGGTGCGCGATGCGGCGGGGCGGCCGATACATTTGGCACGCGGCGGTTACGACCATTTTTCCTGA